A section of the Corynebacterium auris genome encodes:
- a CDS encoding siderophore ABC transporter substrate-binding protein, with translation MSRFPKRMALLAVAVATSLGLASCADDGAQQQAEPTTSSAEEQGAEAQGTVTVEDNTGTKEVPSPPERVVALDNRSFEILDNWGIQPVAAARAIVPTTIPGIGDDEDIVDIGNHREPNLEAIVAADPDVVVSGQRFQQHNEEIERLVPETAVIDFEPRDGEPFDAELIRHAQALGEVFDKQEEAQKLVDDFNAAIERAKDAYNPEQTVMALNVSGGEIGYVAPTVGRTWGPIFDLLGLTPALEVENATDDHQGDDISVETIAQSNPDWLLILDRDAGTRTDEGSPAALQVISDSAPLQNVTAVQDGQIYVAPNDTYTNESIITYTEILNALAEAFESAN, from the coding sequence ATGTCTCGTTTCCCTAAGCGCATGGCGCTGCTGGCGGTTGCCGTCGCAACCTCGCTCGGCCTGGCCAGCTGCGCCGACGATGGTGCGCAGCAGCAGGCGGAGCCGACCACGTCGAGCGCCGAGGAGCAGGGCGCCGAAGCCCAGGGCACCGTCACCGTCGAAGACAACACCGGCACCAAGGAGGTGCCCAGCCCGCCGGAGCGCGTCGTCGCCCTGGATAACCGCTCCTTCGAGATCCTCGACAACTGGGGCATCCAGCCCGTCGCTGCCGCGCGCGCCATCGTGCCCACCACGATCCCGGGCATCGGCGACGACGAGGACATCGTCGACATCGGCAACCACCGCGAGCCGAACCTGGAGGCCATCGTGGCCGCCGACCCGGACGTCGTGGTCTCCGGCCAGCGCTTCCAGCAGCACAACGAGGAGATCGAGCGCCTCGTCCCCGAGACCGCGGTGATCGACTTCGAGCCGCGCGACGGCGAGCCCTTCGACGCCGAGCTCATCCGCCACGCCCAGGCCCTCGGCGAGGTCTTCGACAAGCAGGAGGAGGCCCAGAAGCTTGTCGACGACTTCAATGCCGCCATCGAACGAGCCAAGGACGCCTACAACCCCGAGCAGACCGTCATGGCCCTGAACGTCTCCGGCGGCGAGATCGGCTACGTCGCCCCGACCGTCGGCCGCACCTGGGGGCCGATCTTCGACCTGCTCGGCCTGACGCCGGCCCTCGAGGTCGAAAACGCCACCGACGATCACCAGGGTGATGACATCTCCGTGGAGACCATCGCCCAGTCCAACCCGGACTGGCTGCTCATCCTCGACCGCGACGCCGGCACCCGGACGGACGAGGGCTCCCCGGCGGCCCTGCAGGTCATCTCGGATTCCGCTCCGCTGCAGAACGTGACCGCCGTGCAGGATGGCCAGATCTACGTGGCCCCGAACGACACCTACACCAACGAGTCGATCATCACCTACACTGAGATCCTCAACGCACTGGCTGAGGCTTTCGAATCCGCTAACTAA
- a CDS encoding iron chelate uptake ABC transporter family permease subunit: MGSSVRNVGAFQTSTSKRRYWVVFGLLVLLAVFFVVGLIAYENPVEYGTAGYWLIVERRMNSVVAMAIVALCQAVATVAFQTVTNNRILTPSIMGFEALYVTIHTATVYFFGAAGLINARTTTTFVVQLVLMVGLSLILYTWLLLDSNSNMHAMLLVGVVLGGGLASLSTFMQRMLTPSEFDVLTARMFGSVNNADPDYYPVAVPLVIVAVALMYANSRRLNVLALGRDVALNLGVNHRGHAIFTLVLVAVLMAVSTALVGPMTFLGFLVATLAYQFSDTYDHRYILPMAFLLGFVILSGAYFIMNHIFYAQGVVSIIIELVGGLTFLVVILRKGRL, encoded by the coding sequence GTGGGAAGTAGCGTGAGGAATGTCGGCGCCTTTCAGACGTCGACAAGCAAGAGGCGGTACTGGGTCGTCTTCGGGCTCCTGGTGCTCCTGGCCGTGTTTTTCGTCGTCGGGCTGATCGCGTACGAAAACCCGGTGGAGTACGGCACCGCCGGCTACTGGCTCATCGTGGAGCGGCGGATGAACTCGGTGGTGGCCATGGCGATCGTGGCCTTGTGCCAGGCCGTGGCCACGGTGGCCTTCCAAACCGTGACCAACAATCGGATCCTCACCCCTTCCATCATGGGGTTCGAAGCGCTGTACGTGACCATCCACACAGCCACCGTCTACTTCTTCGGTGCCGCCGGTCTGATCAACGCCCGTACGACGACCACCTTCGTCGTGCAGCTCGTGCTCATGGTGGGGCTTTCGCTGATCTTGTACACGTGGCTGTTGCTGGATTCGAACTCGAACATGCACGCCATGCTCCTGGTCGGCGTGGTGCTCGGCGGCGGCCTGGCCTCGCTGTCGACGTTTATGCAGCGCATGCTCACCCCCAGCGAGTTCGACGTGCTGACGGCCCGGATGTTCGGCTCGGTCAACAACGCCGACCCGGATTACTACCCGGTCGCCGTGCCGCTTGTCATCGTCGCGGTGGCGCTGATGTACGCCAACTCGCGCCGACTCAACGTTCTTGCGCTGGGGCGCGACGTAGCGCTCAACCTGGGGGTTAACCACCGGGGCCACGCGATTTTCACACTGGTGCTCGTCGCGGTGCTCATGGCCGTTTCCACCGCCCTGGTGGGGCCGATGACCTTCCTCGGGTTCCTCGTGGCGACCCTTGCGTACCAGTTCAGCGACACTTACGATCACCGCTATATCTTGCCGATGGCCTTCCTACTCGGGTTCGTCATCCTCTCGGGCGCGTACTTCATCATGAACCACATCTTTTACGCGCAGGGCGTGGTGTCCATCATCATCGAGCTCGTCGGGGGCCTTACCTTCCTCGTCGTCATCCTCAGAAAGGGCCGCTTGTGA
- a CDS encoding LLM class oxidoreductase, producing MVETNPLFTLSDLSHTQLPGFARTFRRGELTVGLTLPIEAGAEADPLDGLENQVRLVRKAEQAGFAAVWVRDIPLRVETFGDVGQVWDPWMYLSYLAARTREIALGTAAIVVPFQHPLLLAKRAATLDRLSAGRFLMGVATGDRPEEFPAFGQDRGTRGDVLAEHLRVYTEALTTSWTPLRWSGGKMGGADVVPKPLAREVPLLATGSLQQSMRWRAENTHGWLMYHKGLEVQKVNVRNWNEAVVEAGGQWKPFAESLWVDLHPDPDAPAEGHTFGYRLGRNALRRLLEAQREIGMSHVMVNFRASARDAEEQIEEFAEHVLPAFTPAR from the coding sequence ATGGTTGAGACGAACCCGCTTTTTACGCTGTCGGACCTTTCGCACACGCAGCTGCCCGGCTTCGCCCGGACGTTCCGGCGCGGCGAGCTGACGGTGGGGCTGACGCTGCCGATCGAGGCCGGTGCGGAGGCGGACCCGCTCGACGGCCTGGAAAACCAGGTGCGGCTGGTGCGCAAGGCGGAACAGGCGGGCTTTGCGGCTGTGTGGGTGCGCGACATCCCGTTGCGGGTGGAGACCTTCGGCGACGTCGGCCAGGTGTGGGACCCGTGGATGTACCTGTCGTACCTAGCGGCGCGCACGCGCGAGATCGCTCTGGGGACGGCGGCGATCGTGGTGCCCTTCCAGCATCCGCTCTTGCTGGCGAAGAGGGCCGCGACGCTCGACCGCCTCTCCGCTGGGCGCTTCCTCATGGGGGTCGCCACCGGCGACCGGCCCGAGGAGTTCCCGGCGTTCGGGCAGGACCGGGGGACCAGGGGCGACGTGCTCGCGGAGCACCTGCGCGTTTACACCGAGGCGCTGACCACCAGCTGGACGCCGCTGCGCTGGTCGGGCGGGAAGATGGGAGGCGCGGATGTGGTGCCGAAGCCCCTGGCGCGCGAGGTGCCGCTTTTGGCAACGGGTTCGCTCCAGCAGTCGATGCGCTGGCGCGCCGAGAATACGCACGGCTGGCTGATGTACCACAAAGGCCTTGAGGTGCAGAAGGTGAACGTGCGCAACTGGAACGAGGCGGTGGTCGAGGCCGGCGGGCAGTGGAAGCCCTTCGCGGAATCGCTGTGGGTGGACCTCCACCCGGACCCCGACGCGCCGGCGGAGGGGCACACCTTCGGGTACCGGCTGGGGCGCAACGCGCTGCGGCGGCTGCTCGAGGCGCAGCGCGAGATCGGCATGAGCCACGTGATGGTCAACTTCCGGGCGTCCGCGCGTGACGCGGAGGAGCAGATCGAGGAGTTCGCCGAGCACGTCCTGCCGGCCTTTACCCCCGCACGTTGA
- a CDS encoding iron ABC transporter ATP-binding protein, with product MITLTDVRKDYGDDVAIGPVNLQIPAGGITALVGPNGAGKSTLLTMIGRLLAVDSGTVEIAQMDVTSTKSKDLAKIISILRQENHFVTRLTVRQLVGFGRFPYTQGRLNAEDEQIISKYIDFLGLKPLENRYLDQLSGGQRQRAYVAMVLCQETEYVLLDEPLNNLDIAHSVDMMRHLYDAARDLGRTIIIVLHDINYAARYADYICAAKDGQIAAFGTPAEIMRDDLLTEIFNTEIKVIDGPHGPIAAYH from the coding sequence GTGATTACGCTTACCGACGTCCGCAAGGACTACGGCGACGACGTCGCCATCGGGCCGGTCAACCTGCAGATCCCCGCCGGGGGCATCACGGCCCTGGTCGGGCCGAACGGCGCGGGGAAATCGACGCTGCTCACGATGATCGGGCGCCTGCTCGCCGTCGACTCCGGCACCGTGGAGATCGCCCAGATGGACGTGACGTCCACCAAGTCGAAAGACCTGGCCAAGATCATCTCGATCCTGCGGCAGGAAAACCACTTCGTCACCCGCCTGACGGTGCGCCAGCTCGTCGGCTTCGGCCGCTTCCCCTACACGCAGGGGCGGCTCAACGCCGAAGACGAGCAAATCATCTCGAAATACATCGACTTCCTCGGGCTAAAGCCGCTGGAGAACCGCTACCTCGACCAGCTCTCCGGCGGTCAGCGCCAGCGCGCCTACGTAGCGATGGTGCTGTGCCAGGAAACCGAGTACGTCCTGCTCGACGAGCCGCTGAACAACCTGGACATCGCCCACTCCGTGGACATGATGCGCCACCTCTACGACGCGGCGCGTGACCTGGGGCGCACGATCATCATCGTGCTGCACGACATCAACTACGCCGCGCGCTACGCCGACTACATCTGCGCGGCGAAGGACGGGCAGATCGCCGCCTTTGGCACCCCCGCCGAGATCATGCGCGACGACCTGCTCACGGAGATCTTCAACACCGAGATCAAAGTGATCGACGGGCCGCACGGCCCCATCGCCGCGTACCACTGA
- a CDS encoding ABC transporter permease, producing MSRTTTTDTRWKLPAGVAAVVALLAVSLFVGQYDIWRNADGWEMFQATRVPRTIALVLAGAAMAMSGLIMQMLTQNRFVEPTTTGTTEWAGLGLLTTLILLPGASILTRMIVAVAFAFVGTMVFFAFLRRVKLRSSLIVPIVGIMLGAVVSSVSTFFALQTNLLQSLGVWFAGSFTSVITGQYEVLWIVLIVVVAVFFYADKLTVAGLGEDVATNVGLNYNRVVLVGTGLVAVATGVVTVVVGNLPFLGLIVPNLISMARGDDLRSNLPWVCLLGIAIVTVCDLLGRTIIAPFEMPVSVILGVVGAVVFVVLIVRKTRRGK from the coding sequence ATGTCACGCACGACCACCACCGACACCCGCTGGAAGCTTCCAGCGGGTGTTGCCGCTGTTGTCGCCCTGCTCGCCGTCTCCCTGTTCGTGGGCCAGTACGACATCTGGCGTAACGCCGACGGCTGGGAGATGTTCCAGGCCACGCGCGTCCCGCGCACCATTGCGCTCGTGCTCGCGGGCGCCGCGATGGCGATGAGCGGGCTGATCATGCAGATGCTCACCCAGAACCGCTTTGTCGAGCCGACGACCACCGGCACGACCGAGTGGGCCGGGCTGGGCCTGTTGACCACCCTGATCCTGCTGCCCGGGGCATCGATCCTCACGCGCATGATCGTGGCCGTCGCCTTCGCGTTCGTGGGCACGATGGTGTTCTTCGCGTTTTTGCGCCGGGTGAAGCTGCGCTCCTCGCTCATCGTGCCCATCGTGGGCATCATGCTCGGGGCCGTGGTCAGCTCGGTGTCCACGTTCTTCGCGCTGCAGACGAACCTGCTGCAGTCGCTCGGCGTGTGGTTCGCCGGCTCGTTCACCAGCGTGATCACCGGGCAGTACGAGGTGCTGTGGATCGTGCTCATCGTGGTGGTGGCCGTGTTCTTCTACGCCGACAAGCTCACCGTCGCCGGGCTGGGGGAGGACGTGGCCACCAACGTGGGGCTGAACTACAACCGCGTGGTGCTCGTGGGTACGGGCCTTGTCGCCGTGGCCACCGGCGTGGTCACGGTCGTGGTGGGCAACCTGCCCTTCCTCGGGCTCATCGTGCCCAACCTCATCTCGATGGCGCGTGGCGACGACCTGCGTTCCAACCTGCCGTGGGTGTGCCTGCTCGGTATCGCCATCGTGACGGTGTGTGACCTGCTCGGAAGGACAATCATCGCCCCCTTCGAGATGCCGGTTTCGGTGATCCTCGGGGTCGTCGGTGCTGTCGTGTTCGTCGTCTTGATTGTGAGGAAGACGCGTCGTGGGAAGTAG